From Pan troglodytes isolate AG18354 chromosome 1, NHGRI_mPanTro3-v2.0_pri, whole genome shotgun sequence:
atcacttgaggtcagtagttcgagaccagcctggccaacatggtgaaactctgtctctactataaatacagaCAGGGCACGGTAActcacgcttgtgatcccagcactttgggaagccaaggggggagtggatcacaaggtcaggagttcgggaccagcctgaccaacatggtgaaactgcctctactaaaaaattagccgggtgacacgcacctgtaatcccagccagtcaggaggctgaggcaggagaatcgcttgaactcgggaggcggagcttgcagtgagctgagatcacaccactgcactccagcctgggcgacagagcgaaactccatctcaaagaaacacaaaacaaaacaaatacaaaaattagccaggcgtggtgacacgcacctgtaatcccagccagtcaggaggctgaggcaggagaatcgcttgaactcaggaggcggagcttgcagtgagccgagatcacaccactgcactccagcctgggcgacagagtggaactccatctcaaagaaaaacaaaacaaaacaaatacaaaaattagccaggcgtggtgacacgcacctgtaatcccagctactcaggaggctgaggcgggaggatcacttgagtgtgggaggtggaggctgcggtgagcggtgattgtgccactgcactccagcctagctgaGAGTATGACCCTGGGAAAagtaagtaatttttttaaaaaaaggactgGGTCGGTCAGgcccagtggttcacacctgtaatcccagcattttgggagcccgaggcaggaggaccacttcaggcccggagttcaagaccagcctggccaacatgatgaaaccccatctctactaaaaatacaaaaattaggccgggtgcgggggctcacacttgtaaccctagcactttggaaggctgaagcgggcggatcatgaggtcaggaattcgagaccagcctggccaatacagtgaaacgctgtctctgctaaaaacacaaaaaaaagttagctgggcgaggtggtgggcaccattaatcccaactactcgggaggctgaggcaggagaatcgcttgaacccgggaggcggaggttgcagtgagccgagatggcgccactgcactccagcctgagcgacagagtgagactctatctcaaaaaaaaaaaaaaaaaaaaaaagcacgggtgcggtggctcacgcctgtaatcccagcactttgggaggccgagatgggtggatcacgaggtcaggagattgagaccatcctggcaaacacagtgaaaccccgtctctactaaaaatacaaaaaaaaaaattagccgggcgtggtggcaggtgcctgtagtcccagctactcaggaggccgaggcaggagaatggcatgaacccgggaggtggagcttgcagtgagcagagatcgcgccactgcactccagcctgggcgacaaagcgagactccgtgtcaaaaaaaataataataaaaaggactGGGCCTGTGGTGCCCCTCTCACCCCAGGCTAGCTACAGATCTCTGAGCCAGAAGCCACAAAggaggccctgccctgccctgcccccgtTGGGGGTTCAGGAAAGGCCCCTGGCTAAGTGCTTCACTCGCCCATTGTGACACAGGGGTGAGGTGGGGACCCGGACACAAGGCTGGAGCCAGGACACCCCCTGCTAGGCACATGCGGGCACACGGTGGTCCTGGTGCAGCCAGACGGGAGTCTCCCCACCTGGATATGGACCCCCACAGACCAGGGGGGGACTCTGTGTCTCCAGCCGGATCCTCCCGAGGGCTCTGAAAGCTGAGGCCCAAGTGCCCAGAGTCCGGACTCTGCATGTCCCTCTGTGCCCCGTCCTCGCTGCGTCCCGGCCGACATCCGTTCCCCGTCCTCCCTGCATCCCGGCCAACAGCTGGCTTCTAGGAGACTCATTTAGCAAATTGGAataggagagacagagaagggtgcatgggtgggggaaggggtgtaGCTTGTAGCTTGTACTGAATTGGGGGCCCCCCACCGGGgacaagctctgcttcctggatggTGTCAGCCCCAACTCCAGGTGCCTCCACTGCTGGCCAcggcccctcccctccactgctgGCCAcggcccctcccctccactgctgGCCAcggcccctcccctccactgctgGCCAcggcccctcccctccactgctgGCCACGGCCCCTCCTTCACGCACAGCCTTGAGGGGCTGTGCTTAGCCACCCAGGCTGTCTTCTGCAGCTGGCCCCAGTGGTGATGTGAGTGCTCAGGAGCTGTCTCTACCCCTCCCTAGCCCAGCCCAGGCTGGTGGAGCAGGCTGTGTAGGCTGGGCTAGGGACGGCTGAGGCCCCCAGCCCCCAGTTCCTATGGAGAGCCTGCCTCACAGCCCACTGGGCAGGCCCCAAGGACTCACCCCTTACTGCTCCCAGGGGCCCACTGGGAGCCTCCCCTTTTGAGCTGAGCAGGCCGGTCCCTGCCTAAGCCGTCTGCTGTCCCAGATGGAGGACAGGCAGGATGGGCTCCAGCAactgtgtctctttttcttttcctagaaGTTAATTTCCCAAAGGGTGGGGAGAGCTGTCTTACTTCAGTTTCGGGGTGGGGGGCTCCCTATTTTGATCCCTCGAAGCTGTAACTGCAAACCCTTAACCCTTCACTTGGCAGCCCAGGCCTGGTCACCAGGATGGACCCTGGGTTCTACCTCCTGACTTCTCCCACCCCATCACCAGGGGTCTGAGGCAGACGCTGGAGGAGGGGCAAGCACAGACACAGAGGCAGCCATTTCTCTTTACAACAGCCTTTATTTCCGGCCCTTGATCCTGCTCGGATGCTGGTGGAGGCCCTTAGCTCCGCCCGCCAGGCTCTGTGCCGCCTCCCCGCAGGCGCAGATTCATGAACACGGTGCTCAGGGGCTTGAGGCCGTACTCCCCCAGCGGGAGCTGGTCCTCCAGGGGCTTCCCCTCGAAGGTCAGCCAGAACAGGTCGTCCTGCACACCCTCCAGCCCGCTCACTTGCTGCTTCAGGTGGGCCACGGTCTGCGTCAGCCGTACCTCGTAGGTGCTGCTGCGGCCCTTGTTATTCCTCACCAGGATGTTCAGAGGTTCGTCGCATTTGTCCACCACCAGCAGGACCGTGCTGCCGGGGCCCAGGCCCTGGCTGGCAAGGGGGACCCCGTCCTGCAGCGCCACACCGCTCGGGTGGACAGCCAGACGCTGCTGGAAGGCGTGCACGCCGATCTTCTGGGTGATCTGCGCCTTCAGCTCTGACACCGACATGGAGTTGCTCAGGGACACCTGGAATTCGTTGCCCGCCAGCATCTTCACCGTCAGGTCCCAGCCCTGCAGGCATCACACAGGCTCAGAGACTGCGGTGTCAGCCCCAGGCCCACCACACACAAGGCACTGGCTGCAGGGCGAGCTCCTGTACCCAGGGACAGTGCTCCCTCCTGTCTGTCCTCTACATCCCGTCGGCAGGGACCCCAGGCACAGAAGGCACTGAGGGCTCATTACTAGAAGGCCAGCTGCCCACCGCCATCCCGTGGCCTCCCTTTACCTGCTAGGGTGCCCCTCTGTGCCCCACCCTGAGGATCTCAGGGGTGACCTGCTTTCAGGAGCACACTTAGAACCTGGCCAAGCTCTGAGCAGCTCCGCTCTCCCTGCACCCCTGGGAGaccttggctgggggagggagacgAAAATGGGCTGGCACAGagcccacctccccccacctgTGACATCTGCCTTACCATGGCTGTGGGCTGTGGGCCACGGCACGAGCTCCTGTACTGGCAAAGATGAGTTCGCTGCCTCTCAGCCGCCGGCTTCCGCAGGCAGCACCGGCCCTATTATAAGCCTGAGGCACACACGTCAGGGGGCGTGCCGCCGAGCCTGCGCTGGTGGCCAAATTTGGCTTCAGTTTCGGTTTCCCTTTCCCGAAGCATGCCCCAGAGTGAACGGAAGAAACAAAACCGAATGACCGAAAGACAGGGAAAAGCAAAAGTGGGGGTGGGCAGGGTCGCAAAGGCACTGTCAGGGCCGGGGACTCCGGACAGCGGACggcatccccacccccacccaacgCCCTGGAAACACCTAAATATCGCGCATTCCAGATCCTTCACAGGATGCACTAAAGCTGTCGTCACATGGACTAATGGTTTCATTTTCCATTTACCAACTTGCAAAATTAGTAAACTTGGAAAACATCCCCATGGTTAATTGAGAAACAAGAACTCCAAACTACCCAGAGATAACAACACTCGGTTTAGGGCAGTATTTGCTCAgattggtgttttttttgttgttgtttttgtgtttttgagacagggtctctcactctgtcgcccaggctggagtgcagaggcacgatctcatctcattgcaacctccacctgccaggctaaagcaatcctctcacctcagcctcccacgtagctgggaccacaggggtgcaccaccaggcccggctaattttttgtatttttagtagagatgggggtctcgccatgtcgcccaggctgatctcgaactcctgggctcaagtgatccacctgcctcggcctctgaaactgctgggattacaagcgtgagccactgcacctggagcctcaaattgttttttaataaaagagaactatcttttattttctacaaaaatgAACTCTGGGACACTAttgagaaagtgaaaagacaatccatagaatgggaagaaatatttgcaaattatctaTCTGATGAGGGCATAGCATCCAGGACATATAGAGAACTCTtacaactaaataaaaaataaaaattaaaattaaaaaaaaggcaaCTCAATTTTCAAATGGCCAAAAGacttcaatagacatttctccaatgaCATAGAAACGGCTGTAAAgtgatgttcaacatcattattaattggggaaatgcaaatcaaaaccccagtGAGATGCTATTTCCTACTGGTAtgactataataataaaaataaaggccaggccgggtgcggtggctcacgcctgcaatcccaacactttgggaggctgaggcgggcggatcatctaaggtcaggagtttgagaccagcctggccaacacttttagtagaaaccccatctctactaaaaatacaaaaatcagctgggcgtggtggtgcacgcctgtaatcccagctacttgggaggctgaggcgggagaatcccttgaacccaggaggcagagattgtggtgagccaagattgcaccaatgcactccagcctgggcagcagagcaagacagtctcaaaaaataatataaaataaacataaagacaGTAACAAGCACTGGGGAATACACAGAGGAACTGGAATCCTGGTACATGCATTGCTGTTGAGAATGTAAAACAGTGCGGCCGCCGCGATGCTCAAAACATTCAACAGAATTATCGGGAACCCAGCAGTTCCATCTCTAGGCATGtgtccaaaagaattgaaaataggtGTTCAAATACTTGCATACAAATGTCCATGACAGCACAGTTTACAATAAACAAGTAGCAGGAACGGAGCACACGTCCATCAGTGATGGATGGACACACAAAGTGTGGAATGTCCACACAACGGAATATtacgcagccatgaaaaggaCTGAGGCACTGATTCATGTGAAAGAACCTTGAAAACGTTATGCTAAGTGGGAAGAGCCAGACACGAAGGCCGCAGAGTGTTGGTTCCATTCACCGCAGGGGAAACAACCGGAACTGGTAGACCCGCAGCACAGGAAGCCGACCCCGTTACCGGGGGCCAGGGAGGGGGAGTAGGGGGTGATTGCTTCAGAGCCACAAGCCCCTTTGGGGGTGACAACGTTTCAGAACTCCACAGAGGTGATGGTCGGACAACGTGGTAAATAACTAAACGCCACtggatttcattctttaaaatggttagttttatgttatatgaatttcACATCAATAAAAAGCAAAGGTGAAAAGGCCTCACCATACTTTCACCGTTTTGTAACTTGCTTCATTCATGCAACAGTGTATCATAAACATCTATCCAGGCCaggcggcttatgcctgtaatgccggcatttcaggaggctgaggcgggaggatcatttgagatcaggagttcgagaccagcctgacctacatggcgaaaccccatctctactaaaaatacaacaacaacaaaaaaagccaggtacagtggctcacgcctgtaatcccagcactttgggaggccgaggcaggcagatcacctgaggtcaggagttcaagaccagcctggccaatatggtgaaattctgtccctactaaaaatgcgaaaaattagctgggcatgggccgggcgcggtggctcacacctgtaatcccagcactttgagagaccgaggcgggtggatcacctgaggtcaggagtttgagaccagcctggccaacatggtgaaaccccatctctactaaaaatacaaaaattagctgggcgtggtggtgggcgcctgtaatcccagatacttgggaggctgaggcaggagaatcacttgagcctgggaggcggaggctgcagtgagccgagatcgcatcactgcactccagcctgggtgagagagcgagaccctgtctcaaaaaaaaaaaaacaacaaaaaacccaaaaaacaaaaacacgcaTCTATCCGTGTTGGTGGACGCATCTGTGCAGGTTGTTTTAACAACTGCATGTTTCCCATGGAAGAATGAGCCTGTTACAGTACAGAGTTAATTCAGTTAACCCATCCCACATCACTGAATACTTAGGCTGTTCCCAAATTGTCATTGTTACACACAGCACATAACAAGAGAAGGATAGCTAAGACTcagtaataaacaaataaataaaatatttaaataagattcaaataaataaataaataatttttaaataaacaagtgTAAGAGTGAAAAATCAACATATTCTGAATATGAATCCTGGCCCTTCCCCGTCTCCCAGCAAACCTCAGGGGTCACCAAAATTGTCAGCATCTGAAAACCAAAAAGGAGGCGgggtggcggctcacgcctgtgatcccagcactttgggaggacgaggcgggcaaatcacttgaggtcaggagttcaagaccagcctagccaacatgatgaaaccccatttctactaaaaatacaaaaattagctgggtgtggtggcgcacacctgtagtcccagctact
This genomic window contains:
- the ISG15 gene encoding ubiquitin-like protein ISG15, with amino-acid sequence MGWDLTVKMLAGNEFQVSLSNSMSVSELKAQITQKIGVHAFQQRLAVHPSGVALQDGVPLASQGLGPGSTVLLVVDKCDEPLNILVRNNKGRSSTYEVRLTQTVAHLKQQVSGLEGVQDDLFWLTFEGKPLEDQLPLGEYGLKPLSTVFMNLRLRGGGTEPGGRS